The genomic window CCAGACACACGGACGACAAGAAcagttacaatcactacaagTTGAAACAGTAACAtgatacagtgtgtgtgtgtgtgtgtgtgtgtgtgtgtgtgtgtgtgtgtgtgtgtggtgtgtgtggtaatGTTAGGTGTGTGGTTAGTACAACTGGTTCTTATGCCAGGTTCATGTTAATCTCTTTCATATTTGTtttctgaatgcctctgtctttTGTCATATCCAGCCTCCTCCAGTGTGAAGGACGCAGCCCCTACAGTCAGTCCAGAGCCTTCACCTCTGAGACAGTCATCTTCCAACGAGGACAACCTCTACAGTGAGATACGAGACCCGGATGACACGTATGCAATATCTGAAATGCAAAGTATCTACGACAAACCCAGCCCTTATTCAAATGACGATGGTGACAGGGAGCCGTACATGCAACTGACGTCAAAGACAAATGACGTCAACATGCCTGCGTCAAATGCTGCTTATGTCAATACTAAACTGTCTGTATAAAGAGGGGTTCATATCACAGCATGATCTGATGTGTagtacatagagaatactacatggcttgctgtgtcgtaccagatttacacaagttgtcatttaaaatattgaactgcgagcgaaagctcaatatattgttttttttattaaagcTCAAAAtcgtttttcaatatttgaaaaagtaacgagtgtaaatctggtacgaaacagcaaggcatgtagtattctgtttatcctacatactgtactatACGTGTATTTCACTCAAAAATTCCTGCAGTCGAGttagctaaattgaagacgcttgttttggaagctcgatctcttctaaagcctcctgcaatctattacgtcaaagcaaagaaacgtcactctgaacgtgtggcgtgacgtgttagttctaaaaattcatgaGAGGAATTAGCGAGAGcaattttgtttctataatgacgtttgtctcggtgacttcggCATcacaagcagtggaaaaactggtccctgccagacttgcttgacatgacctcatttacatgatatacacacgtgtgatttgaacgattattatctcacgagtgtctatctcacgtatgtaggataacaaATAGTACAATCCAATGCACTATACTGTTGTACAAACCAGTATAGTTCAATACAATACAGTGAAGTACAAACCAGTACAGTTTAATACAATACAGTGTAGTAAAACCAGTACAGTCAAATGCAATACAGTGTAATACACACCCGAACATTTCAATACAATAACGTGTAGTACAATACAACATTGTGTAGTACAAACTAGAACAGTTTAATACAATAGGGTGTAGTATTGACCAATACTGCTC from Littorina saxatilis isolate snail1 linkage group LG4, US_GU_Lsax_2.0, whole genome shotgun sequence includes these protein-coding regions:
- the LOC138965712 gene encoding uncharacterized protein; this translates as MVGAIVGVGLVMTISITAAICWRRKSATSRSSGQDPTTTSSSVKDAAPTVSPEPSPLRQSSSNEDNLYSEIRDPDDTYAISEMQSIYDKPSPYSNDDGDREPYMQLTSKTNDVNMPASNAAYVNTKLSV